The following are encoded together in the Macadamia integrifolia cultivar HAES 741 chromosome 10, SCU_Mint_v3, whole genome shotgun sequence genome:
- the LOC122090718 gene encoding inositol phosphorylceramide glucuronosyltransferase 1-like isoform X2 — MRLRFSDFVFLVILLFSILSGITDRVSGSKSEAYVTLLYGDEFLLGVRVLGKSIRNTGSTKDMVVLVSDGVSDYAKKLLETISLLANPNQVRPKRFWGVYTKLKIFNLTDYKKVVYLDADTIVVKSIEDLFKCNKFCANLKHSERLNSGVMVVEPSETVFNDMMSKVSTLHSYTGGDQGFLNSYFPEFANAHVFEPNLSSDVMNSRPVEMERLSTLYNADVGLYMLANKWMVDDETELRVVHYTLGPLKPWDWWTAWLLKPVDLWQNVRVQLEESLPGTGGGSNPKDNILVKFIFLLPLFLLLFFYYRSFLQTQKDFFGVPCRSSLCDRLRQLYYRFRAGGGLPYSTVGVSSSSIIDSNQKFSNGIQSKVPPYLVGASVFICFISAVVSLALALAVVPRQVMPWTGLLLLYEWTFIIFFILFGSYLHLIYRWGKMTAAQAGSYPAHSESSDYDYGKGHQRQASTCDVATWYYGLGMALLAVAAPSLPCLLGITALFARLGLMVVGGIVLASFMTYASERLAIRAFLRGLEDRDMPRTRNSCLC, encoded by the exons ATGAGACTGAGATTCTCCGATTTCGTTTTTCTGGTGATTCTATTGTTTTCTATTCTGTCTGGAATTACTGATCGGGTCTCTGGATCTAAGTCTGAGGCTTATGTTACTCTTCTCTATGGAGATGAGTTCTTACTCGGAGTTCGAGTTCTTGGCAAATCGATTCGGAACACTGGCTCTACCAAGGACATGGTAGTTCTCGTCTCCGATGGCGTTTCGGATTATGCCAAAAAACTCCTTGAG ACTATAAGTTTGTTGGCTAACCCCAATCAAGTACGGCCGAAGAGGTTTTGGGGTGTTTATACCAAATTGAAGATATTTAACTTGACAGACTACAAAAAAG TTGTGTATCTTGATGCGGATACTATTGTGGTCAAGAGTATTGAGGATCTCTTTAAATGTAACAAGTTCTGTGCAAACTTGAAGCACTCTGAAAGGTTAAATTCTGGAGTCATGGTAGTGGAGCCATCGGAAACAGTTTTTAATGATATGATGAGCAAAGTGAGCACCCTGCATTCTTATACAGGAG GAGACCAGGGGTTTCTGAATTCATACTTCCCTGAATTTGCAAATGCGCATGTTTTTGAGCCAAACTTATCATCCGATGTTATGAATTCTAGGCCAGTTGAAATGGAGCGACTTTCTACCTTGTATAATGCAGATGTTGGCCTATATATGCTGGCCAATAAG TGGATGGTAGATGATGAGACAGAACTCCGGGTTGTTCACTACACACTTGGACCCCTTAAACCATGGGACTGGTGGACAGCATGGCTCTTAAAACCTGTTGACCTTTGGCAG AATGTTCGGGTACAGCTTGAGGAATCTCTTCCAGGAACAGGAGGGGGCAGTAATCCGAAGGACAATATTCTagtcaaatttatttttcttcttcccctatttcttctgcttttcttttattatcggTCTTTTCTTCAG ACACAGAAGGATTTCTTTGGTGTACCATGTAGAAGCTCACTCTGTGATCGACTTAGACAACTTTACTACAGATTTAGAGCTGGGGGTGGACTTCCATATTCCACTGTTGGtgtttcttcatcatcaatcattGATTCCAATCAAAAG TTCTCTAATGGAATACAATCCAAGGTACCTCCTTATCTAGTTGGAGCCTCTGTTTTTATCTGCTTCATTTCTGCTGTGGTGTCTCTTGCGCTTGCACTCGCAGTTGTCCCTCGGCAAGTGATGCCATGGACTGGTTTGCTGCTTCTGTATGAGTGGACATTCATTATCTTCTTTATATTATTTGGAAGTTATCTCCATTTGATTTATCGATGGGGAAAGATGACGGCAGCTCAAGCAGGATCTTATCCCGCTCACTCTGAGTCTTCTGACTATGATTATGGAAAAG GTCATCAACGGCAGGCGTCCACTTGTGATGTTGCAACATGGTATTATGGCTTAGGGATGGCATTACTGGCTGTAGCTGCTCCTTCGCTCCCATGTCTTCTTGGGATAACTGCACTGTTTGCGAG GTTAGGATTGATGGTTGTAGGAGGTATAGTCTTGGCTTCTTTCATGACATATGCTTCAGAGCGCCTGGCAATCAGAGCATTCTTAAGAGGCCTTGAAGATCGAGACATGCCGCGTACAAGAAATTCATGCTTGTGCTGA
- the LOC122090718 gene encoding inositol phosphorylceramide glucuronosyltransferase 1-like isoform X1, protein MRLRFSDFVFLVILLFSILSGITDRVSGSKSEAYVTLLYGDEFLLGVRVLGKSIRNTGSTKDMVVLVSDGVSDYAKKLLEADGWIVQTISLLANPNQVRPKRFWGVYTKLKIFNLTDYKKVVYLDADTIVVKSIEDLFKCNKFCANLKHSERLNSGVMVVEPSETVFNDMMSKVSTLHSYTGGDQGFLNSYFPEFANAHVFEPNLSSDVMNSRPVEMERLSTLYNADVGLYMLANKWMVDDETELRVVHYTLGPLKPWDWWTAWLLKPVDLWQNVRVQLEESLPGTGGGSNPKDNILVKFIFLLPLFLLLFFYYRSFLQTQKDFFGVPCRSSLCDRLRQLYYRFRAGGGLPYSTVGVSSSSIIDSNQKFSNGIQSKVPPYLVGASVFICFISAVVSLALALAVVPRQVMPWTGLLLLYEWTFIIFFILFGSYLHLIYRWGKMTAAQAGSYPAHSESSDYDYGKGHQRQASTCDVATWYYGLGMALLAVAAPSLPCLLGITALFARLGLMVVGGIVLASFMTYASERLAIRAFLRGLEDRDMPRTRNSCLC, encoded by the exons ATGAGACTGAGATTCTCCGATTTCGTTTTTCTGGTGATTCTATTGTTTTCTATTCTGTCTGGAATTACTGATCGGGTCTCTGGATCTAAGTCTGAGGCTTATGTTACTCTTCTCTATGGAGATGAGTTCTTACTCGGAGTTCGAGTTCTTGGCAAATCGATTCGGAACACTGGCTCTACCAAGGACATGGTAGTTCTCGTCTCCGATGGCGTTTCGGATTATGCCAAAAAACTCCTTGAG GCGGATGGTTGGATTGTGCAGACTATAAGTTTGTTGGCTAACCCCAATCAAGTACGGCCGAAGAGGTTTTGGGGTGTTTATACCAAATTGAAGATATTTAACTTGACAGACTACAAAAAAG TTGTGTATCTTGATGCGGATACTATTGTGGTCAAGAGTATTGAGGATCTCTTTAAATGTAACAAGTTCTGTGCAAACTTGAAGCACTCTGAAAGGTTAAATTCTGGAGTCATGGTAGTGGAGCCATCGGAAACAGTTTTTAATGATATGATGAGCAAAGTGAGCACCCTGCATTCTTATACAGGAG GAGACCAGGGGTTTCTGAATTCATACTTCCCTGAATTTGCAAATGCGCATGTTTTTGAGCCAAACTTATCATCCGATGTTATGAATTCTAGGCCAGTTGAAATGGAGCGACTTTCTACCTTGTATAATGCAGATGTTGGCCTATATATGCTGGCCAATAAG TGGATGGTAGATGATGAGACAGAACTCCGGGTTGTTCACTACACACTTGGACCCCTTAAACCATGGGACTGGTGGACAGCATGGCTCTTAAAACCTGTTGACCTTTGGCAG AATGTTCGGGTACAGCTTGAGGAATCTCTTCCAGGAACAGGAGGGGGCAGTAATCCGAAGGACAATATTCTagtcaaatttatttttcttcttcccctatttcttctgcttttcttttattatcggTCTTTTCTTCAG ACACAGAAGGATTTCTTTGGTGTACCATGTAGAAGCTCACTCTGTGATCGACTTAGACAACTTTACTACAGATTTAGAGCTGGGGGTGGACTTCCATATTCCACTGTTGGtgtttcttcatcatcaatcattGATTCCAATCAAAAG TTCTCTAATGGAATACAATCCAAGGTACCTCCTTATCTAGTTGGAGCCTCTGTTTTTATCTGCTTCATTTCTGCTGTGGTGTCTCTTGCGCTTGCACTCGCAGTTGTCCCTCGGCAAGTGATGCCATGGACTGGTTTGCTGCTTCTGTATGAGTGGACATTCATTATCTTCTTTATATTATTTGGAAGTTATCTCCATTTGATTTATCGATGGGGAAAGATGACGGCAGCTCAAGCAGGATCTTATCCCGCTCACTCTGAGTCTTCTGACTATGATTATGGAAAAG GTCATCAACGGCAGGCGTCCACTTGTGATGTTGCAACATGGTATTATGGCTTAGGGATGGCATTACTGGCTGTAGCTGCTCCTTCGCTCCCATGTCTTCTTGGGATAACTGCACTGTTTGCGAG GTTAGGATTGATGGTTGTAGGAGGTATAGTCTTGGCTTCTTTCATGACATATGCTTCAGAGCGCCTGGCAATCAGAGCATTCTTAAGAGGCCTTGAAGATCGAGACATGCCGCGTACAAGAAATTCATGCTTGTGCTGA
- the LOC122091217 gene encoding transcription factor MYB4-like: protein MVRAPCCEKMGLKKGPWTPEEDQILISYIQKYGHGNWRALPKQAGLLRCGKSCRLRWTNYLRPDIKRGNFTKEEEDTIIKLHEMLGNRWSTIAARLPGRTDNEIKNVWHTHLKKKLKQKHTSLDIKTQPYSEPVSYPTHLMKMENNQGLASVSPQRSSSDFSSTGTESSVVTTSENFNKDSSVTFPEIDESFWSETLSSAKNSGMPELQLPFSLDSGFSNNKDIDFWYDLFIKAGDSLSLDLPEF from the exons ATGGTTAGAGCTCCATGTTGTGAGAAGATGGGATTAAAGAAGGGTCCATGGACTCCTGAAGAAGACCAGATTTTGATCTCTTACATTCAGAAGTATGGCCATGGCAACTGGAGAGCTCTTCCCAAACAAGCTG GGCTGTTAAGGTGTGGGAAGAGTTGCAGACTTCGATGGACGAATTACTTGCGACCAGATATTAAGCGAGGCAACTtcaccaaagaagaagaagacaccaTCATCAAGTTACATGAAATGCTTGGCAACAG ATGGTCTACTATCGCGGCGAGGTTACCGGGAAGAACAgacaatgaaattaaaaatgttTGGCATACCCATCTCAAGAAGAAGCTCAAACAAAAACATACCAGCCTTGACATCAAAACCCAACCTTATTCAGAGCCTGTGAGCTATCCAACCCATCTGATGAAAATGGAGAACAACCAAGGACTTGCCTCTGTGTCTCCTCAAAGGTCTTCCAGTGACTTCTCTTCCACAGGAACAGAGTCCTCTGTAGTGACAACAAGTGAGAATTTCAACAAGGATTCTTCAGTAACTTTCCCTGAAATTGACGAAAGCTTCTGGTCTGAAACATTATCATCGGCGAAAAATTCCGGCATGCCGGAGCTTCAACTTCCGTTTTCTCTGGACTCAGGATTTAGTAATAACAAAGATATTGATTTTTGGTATGATCTCTTCATAAAGGCAGGGGATTCATTGTCACTAGATTTGCCAGAGTTCTAG